The Lolium rigidum isolate FL_2022 chromosome 2, APGP_CSIRO_Lrig_0.1, whole genome shotgun sequence genomic interval CTTGGCGGTCGTGGTCTGCTGCTCCATGTCCATGGCCCCGCCGTTGCTTCCGGCGTTCAGGCACTGGAACGGCTGCGTGTTTCCCTGCGACGCCAGCACCGGCGGTTGGCTGCGGCGTTTAGCCATGGTGCGCGATGTCCGGAACATGATGGTGAGGAAGTTGAACAGGCCGTCGGCGAGGATCATCGACACGCCGACGAACACCTTGTATCCCTTGATGCCACTGAGGCTGCCCTGGCCAATGTTGCGAGGGTACCAGTCGCCCTCCTTGGTCTCGATGTAAGGCCAGAGGATCCCCCAGGAGACAAGCGACCCGACGAGCATGGAGATGGTGATCATGTAGGGGCAGATCATGCCAACCCCCACATTGgtcatggagaagtcgaagaagaaGCCATGCCTGTAGGCTTGCATCCCGAACGTGGGGAACACCCTGAAGCCGCAACTCCTCCCGGCGGAGAAGAACCACTGGAAGATGGACCAGACCAAGGACCCTCCGAGGGACCTGAAGAGCATCTCCACCTGGATCTTGGCCTGGGTGGCGCCCTGCGGTGTGTTGAAGCTGTTGATGAGGTGCGCTGTGGCCGTGCCGCTGGGGAACGTCAGCTGGTGCCGGATGACCATCACCTTCCTGAAGGGCATGATGATGAATATGCCGGCGAAGCTCACCAGGAACAGGAACCCCACCATGCGGATGATGCCCGGCTCCTCGATGTTGTTGTCGTGCTTCATGCTGACTCCCGCCGAGCTCCCGCCCATCGCCAGGAGGAAGGTCCCGAACCCGCCCGAGAACGCGATGTTGGTGCAGGCCACCACGCACGTCTGGATCACCGTGTTCTCCTGCCGAGTGAAGGGCAGGTGCGACACCTCCAGGTAGTCCAGCATGCGGATCAGCGCGCGCGACAGGTAGAATCCCAGCAGACACGCCGGGATGCTCAGCGACGGGAGGAACCCCGAGTTGAGGCTGATCTTCATGGCCACCACCGTCAGCGTCACCGCCAGGACCAAGCTCACCGCCAGCGACCGCACCGTGATAGTCTCCGACAAGGACGGCACGGGCTCCGCCTCGTACGCGCGCTCCGTCGACATGCCTTCCTGGAGATCACACACCGACTCCATTAATTCTTGTTGCGCGCACCGGCCTTCTTCTCGATCATAAGAGATTCAGCCTCGGTTGATTCTTCTTTGACCTCTTTCTGTATGCATGCCTCTCGGTTTGTTTGTTACGCAAACCGAAGGCACACGTTGACAGAAGCAAGTGATGGCCAGAGAATGAGGAAATGGGGAAGATCGAGCTTGGTGGTTAGGAAGCATTTTCCAAGTATGGTCTACTGCTATATTTTCTCAACTCTAAGTATAGTTTGCTTTTGGTGCCATGTCGAACCAAAATAACAATTGATACATTCATGCAATGCAACTAAATAAGGAAATTAGAACATCCACTCACCATAAATAGCATGTAAAAACGATACTACATGCAGCTTTTTCCTTAGCTAGAACACCTTGCATTCCAATTACTTAGGTGCAACTAAATGGAGTGCCACTCTGAGAAAACTAGGTTTAGATGAGATTGATTTAGGCTGCGGTGACCGGGTTTTTTTAGCCACCATAACGGCTAAATTATCAGACTCCTAATATGTACAATTGGCATGAACAGCACATCAAGTCGTTGTAGTATAGTGGTAAGTATTCCCGCCTGTCACGCGGGTGACCCGggttcgatccccggcaacggcgtctgtTTACTTTTTGCAATTCTTCACTCAACTTTTTTGCTGCGTGACATGACATTTTACTCCTAGCAACGCGTTTCTTCAAAGATTATTTCTTGTCTTCCATGAATTTCTGGCAACAGCGTCTGTTTATTTTTAGCAATTCTTCACCTCAACTTTTTTGCTGCGTGACATGACATTTTACTCCTACCAACGCGTTTCTTCAAAGATTATTTCTTGTCTTCCATGAATTTCTGAATGAAAGAAAGATGCATTTCTTCTTCTTTGCTTCGTCCTTTGCAGTATCTTTTAGCGTGCGTAACAAAATATCTTTACAACGTGCCCTTTCATCTTTGTATGTAGTTCCTGTGTATGACATGGAAAAGGTAGAAACAATGTTTCATGAACGAGCATTGCTAGGAGTATATATACTATGTGAagtagtagtttttttttttttgataaaggatgctttattacttaagagaagcaattacatccagcctctgcacaaTCAgggtgcacacagccgtttatgagtcTTATTTGGTCCATAAAAAGTCTAGCTTAAAGAAGGaatctaggcgaaatacatatcggaacgatgaagcatataacgcctaaggtgtgggtggggcttcaatccgtagactatgctgccacccatgtagggaaaaagtatccctcgccgtagcctccaaccgtgtacagacctcagtaaataggtctcggttctccatgcgctgaagaggtaaccacgaacggagaatacatgtacatctgtagatgacctgcaacaaagagcaatttttatcattaaaaatcttgtcatttctacttagccaaaacgcccagataactgccagcgcccccaccctaagaagcaactaaaaccttgaatctataccatgaagccaattgccaaagacattggccacactagtcgaagggtacaaggtagacgctacttggatgacagaccaaatagaCCTCGCGAACTGGCATTGGAAGAAGAGATGTTTGATTGTTTCATCATGGTGACAAAAAACGCATCGCTTACTTCcccgccaattccgcttaacaagattgtctttggtgatgatgacacctcgacgaagataccatccgaatatttttatttttaatggtatcttcatcttccaaattttcttattattatccactggtatatcagaatgaagtatagcattgtataaagatttgtcCGAGAAAGAGCCATTTACGtgtaaattccacctaaattcatccggttcagacGATAAATTAATATCCCCAGCCTTTGAATTAAGGTGTTCCACGCCAATAGCCTCTGTCCTAGCAAaactcgtctgaacgtcacattcggaggagaggtagccattacagtagcaatggtatctcctttgcgatgaacgatactatacaacgcaggatactgttcacataggggtgcattgtgtaaccaagcatcttcccagaaacgtatctgtgctccattcttaatagagaaaGTTCCATAGCGAAAAAAGATATTTTTCGTCGCCATTAGactagcccagaagtgtgaatccccgggtttccaaaccacttgggataacgtcttggagccgatatattttctccaaagaatagtttgccaaatcccatcctcggtaaggagcttaaaaagccatttacccagcagcGCCGAATTCTTGACCtctaggtcatgaactccaagcccgccttgatctttgggactacaaactatactccatttaaccagtcgatacttCCTTTTCTcgatgtccccttgccaaaagaatctggatcgataataatcgagtttatgcagaattccttttggtaataggaagaatgataacatatacagtaccatatttgttagtaccgaattaatgagtatcagtcttcctcccagggacagcaatttacctttccaactgctAAGGCGTTTCTGTagtctttcttccactattttccattcagcaattgtaagtctccgataataaatcggaatacccaaatagcgaataggaaattggccttgcccacaaccaaacaactccgtATAGAGGGTTGTatcatcttgggcatcaccgaagcagaataattcacttttatggaaattgattttcagtcccgacaactgctcaaacgccaccaaaattaatttcaggttttgAGCTTTaccgagatcatgatccataaatagaattgtatcgtcggcatattgaaggatatataaatcaccatcaaccagatgtggaatcacaccttcaatctgaccatcagacttggctcgTTCTATGAGTATCGccggcatatccgccacaatgttgaataacatggGTGATAGCGGATcctcttggcgtaacccttttcgtgtttggaaataatggccggtgtcatcattaacccgaatagccacactacctccaaacacaaaatcatttattagagcgcgccattcaggagaaaacctttcatcctgagtgtctgttgaagGAAAAACCTTTCAAGTAGTAGTAACAAAGTTGAGGTGAAGAACTTTTAAAAATGTTAAGGCATGTTGTATGTTTTAGTGTGtgtaataaaaaaatatttacaaCATGCCTTTTCATTTTCTGATGAACATTCGTTACATGAAACCGTCGGAACGATAGTCTTTAACAAGAGAATTGGTGCTCATTTTGTACAAGTTATTTGTATGGTTACACATTGGATCCAAGATGATCCTTCCTTCTATCGGAGGCGTAGCGGACACATATGGCTCTCTGATGCACCCGTCTGGAGATGGTTGCTCGGAATATCTATAACCAGGTGGCTTGAGGCTTTCTAGAAGATTACATGATGCATGAGGATATTTTTTTGGTCCCGCTGATTGATCTTTAAGTACACCCTGTGTGATCCGTGAGACGTAAGTTTCTACAGAAAATAAttacatgaaaaataaaaaaatcaatatCATTGCATACGTTATGAaattattttcatatgatatctacaGAATGCTCCCTCATTACCATGATATAGTGCGCATTTTCATGAAAGTCAAACTACGCTAACTTTGATCAATATGGCCGGCACAATCTGTTGGCCTCGTTTGGAGGTGTGTTTCGCCGTTAATTTGTTGCTATTTCGCAGTGATTGATGGCTCATGGCAGCTTATAATTCCAGGTGTCTATTGAGTGTGATGGATAGTTTGGCTTAGCTCTTAAAACAAAGTTAGTTCATCTTGTTTAAACTTTGTCATATGCGGTTCCTCACCGGAGAGAAAACACTAGTGTTTTACTTCTTGTAGCTAATAATTAACAGAACCAAATAATATATATTGTTTGTTAGTTATTAAAAATAGTAACCACATAGTTAAGTACTTGCCCGTTGCCACAATGTAGTGCATATAAGATTTTCAAAAAGTCAAACGATGTTAACTTTGACTAAAGTTTTTTATAAAAATGTCTACATCTACCATACCAAATGTATAGGATATGAAAGCATATATCACGAGGAATCTAGTAGTATTGATTTGGTATTCTTTTTACGTACATACTTAttagttaaactttacatcgTTTAACTTTTAAAAGTTCTTATACGCGCTACATTTTAGAACACATCGAAGATTATATGAAACAAAACTATTACTAACTAAAGACGCGGGATCTGAAACAAAACCATCACTAAATGTTTAAATATGATCTGAAacaaaaattattactactcgcgCGTGTGTGGAAGAAGATCACAGCAGTTGATATGATCTGGTACAAAATTAAGTATTACAACTAACTAAATTACTATGCATAAGGCTAAAAAGACAATAGATCATGTATGTAGTGGGCCAAATCTTGAGCAGGGTGGATGTTGGTCTTGGTCGTGTGCATATATGCATGCTTGACTTGAGGATTAGTCTTCTGGTGGTATGCTGCTGGGAGTATAAAATATCACGGCATCACTGGCTCTCCTGTCCTGGGGTGGCGCGCACATATCCCACCAATTGCACCAAGAGCCGCCGTCCCCGACCCGCCTAGCCCCGCACGACGCCACCCAGAAGCCGCCGCCGGACTGCAGGAGCCTGACGCCGAATGCCGCCGTCCCGCTCCGCATGTCCGCGGTGAGGCTGTCCATGAGGGGGCCCGGGAGGCGAACGCCGGTGCCCTTGGCGACGAAGCGCGCCTCCGTTGACTTCTTTGGCCCCACGCAGAGCCGGTGCGACGCGGTGGTGGTCGTGGTGGCCAGCCGGGTGCAGCGGTAGGACACCTCTAGGTACGTGTCGGCGCCCATGCACTCGCCGTGTAAGGGGTTGGTCGCCGTGAGTCGGAGGGTGAGGTTGAACTGCGGATCCAGCTGCGGGGCGGCAGGTAGGTCGAGACCGGAGACGGAGTCGATGGCGACGCTGTATTCCTTGCTGGGCATCGTGGCCACCACGATGAGTATCAAGCCGGCGATGAAGACGGCGAAGAAGGAGGTCGTGGCGCATAGTACTGCGCAATTGTTGGATGGCATGGTGGCTGCTGGAGATTTATCGTGCTGACTGCTGAGAGAAACGTCCGTGGTTAGGGAAGTTGGTTGGCTTTGGTCTGGGGCGCGCGGTGGGGCTGTTTATATATGCGTGCGATGCCATAGATCATGTAGGCGGGTTCAGTTCGGGTCCGGCAGCTATTCTGCTTCGAATTGAAGACACATAGGAAACACTAGTACAGTACCATGTTTTTGGTTTGAACTCTGATTGTTGGTATTGATGGAGTAGTACTCTGATGCTCAAGCCCCATGACTTTTCTCATCCAACGtccaaagaagaaaagaaaaactctGATACTGAAGCCCCGTCGATAGACCACGCCTGAGCATCGTGAGTTCCATTTGTATTCTGTTTTGGTTTTAGACTTGTAACTTCCAAGATGCCATGGAAATatggtccggctctatgttttcCCGCATTATATTCAGGCGCTATGTATTACTTCATGAATTGTTGGCACAAAAAATGTAAAACCTGAAATAAAACTGTGTTTCCACCATCGCACTACTGTAAAACCTCTAAGCACGAGGTGTTGTTTCGGTGTAAATTGTAAATTTGGCGTCCTCCCCTTGTTGCATGGTCACTAGGTATTGATTATTTTTTCATGCAGATACCCGGGAGTTTGGACTTGCATTATTTCACTTGTCTAATCTGCCAAGCCAGGGATGCCTTGGAAGCAAACAAGGATAATAATTTGTAACACATGATTTATCTTTTTTCTAACACCAGTGTCAAGCTGTTGAGGGAAATTTTATATCAGTGCAAGGAGATCTTAAATATTCAAAAGTTTACCAACGTATATGTCCTGGCtaaattccccccccccccccccaattgcAAAACTTCCCACTTGTTGTTATCAACCACTAGAAGTCTTTTCTCCGAACTTACTGCAGGACAAGAAACTAGCATTTCAAGGGCGGTCAATATTACACCTCCTACCTTCTAGTACCGAGCTACTATCTGACAACTTCAGAGGTATGAAAactggaaatatgtttttttgtctAATCTACGATAATTTTTGCTTATACTTAGGAGTAACCATATGTAAATAATTGCAATTGTGTTTACCATGTCAATTGCTAACTCTATTCAGGGAGGCACATTTCTTTTGAAGGTTTTTTAGTTTTACTAGGGCCCAATAGGATTCTtcaacatggcaaagcactttgAGCTGCAAGGAAAAGCATCATATGTATACCATGCTATAAGTTTCTCAAAAGCATCATATATTTACCATGTTTTAAGTTCCCCCAATGaagtttacaaattttatattgacCTTTACTTTCTCTACTACTATAATATTTAGAACTGGTTCCCATATCAAATTATTATATTTTTGTGTGTTGTCGTACTAATGTAGATTAGTGTTTATATTTTAATACGGTACTATTAATTTGTCCCGAACAAAATGAGCTGAAGTGGGCCACCATGAGATCAAGGAGCTAGGAAATAggacaggtggcacgccctccccctctgggcgcgccacctggtgtcTTTCCACCGTCGAGCATCCGTTTTGCCTCATTTTTTTGCGAACCGActtcttttgacctaaaaactACTATATATACGACCCCAAGGGTTTCGTCAAGAATACGACGACGtagatcaaaaacacataaacaaaGAGTCAGCAGACCGCCATCGAcggagatcggaggggggaaaCGCTGCCGAAATCACCTTAGGTGGACTCCTCCCCCCTCCGGTGAAGGcatcaacaccatcttcatcatcatctacaacaacaccatcttcatctaccccttgtaatctcttggcaaacatgatgtgtgaggcaATCTATCGTTTCCCGTGATGTATTCTACCtctatgtctttgtttgagtagtgacttgttcttggcaattgtgagatactttgtgatggttgcatataagtattttgtatcttctatgatgatattttgtactgatatatgagtgcagaCACATGTTGggggatgcataaggttgtcaccgttgcatgatgataggaaGAGAGACAACGGGAGCTGACAGAAACCTTGTCCTAATTTCTAAATATGCATGTAATATTAATCATGATTAATCAAACGGGGGGTCCAATTATgaggacctttaaacttacatcAGTGGTTGGACTTCATGTCTTAATAATTCATTTGTTTGCTCGTACCTATGGCCTTAGATGATAGGAAGAGAGACAACGGGAGCCGATAGAAACCTTGTCCTAATTTCTAAATATGCATGTAGTATTAATCATGATTAATTAAACGGGGACCCaattatggggacctttaaacttacatcAGTGGTTGGATTTCATGTCTTAATAATTCACTAGACCATGAAGGCGCGCGTTGCTGCACCCGTCTTCGAGAAAATAATAATGAAATTGTAAAACAAATTGACATATCAAAAGTGTATGGGAAAATTTAAAACACACGAATTTCAATGCCTGGAAAGATCGTATGTATTGGTAGCGCATGATCTTCTTGTCAGTCCTATCCTTGACCGGCCTGATACCCCAAACATCATCAATCACTTGGGGGAACTTTTCAGTTCAATTAGGACTGAAAGGAATCAATAAGACATGACGGAGGAACCAGAGAGGCACATAACTCTTCTTGACGACCATGATATTGAGCTTCCGGCAGCTCCGACATGCCTCGAGGCTAGCCACTCCACCCGCTGCTCTCGGTGGCGTCCTCGGGATGGACCGATGGTACGAGGAGACGAGGAGAATCGTATGAATCGGTATAGGGTGGTAATGTGGTAGTAATTGTGTACACCCATCATGAACGTGAGAAGAAACTAAAGGCCGGCGGTGGATTTTATTGCACGTCAGTTACAGTTTTTGTTAAGTTGGTATATATTCCGTGTAGTCCTGATTCCTTGTTTCATTCCCATCTTCGCTGTTCTGCTGGGATGCAGTGCTATCCGTTGAATTCTGCATGCAATTGTATGGTCGAAGAATTTTGAAAAGTTCTATTTTTCTTGTAATAGTTGTATAATTAGTACGAATTGTATGGTCAAAGATGGTTCTCTGGAAATAGTAGTAGAATTAGTACAGAGTAGTAAAAATGCTCAAAtgaagttgttatcaccagaatttgaccggatcagaggtgggccgcgattgagatgggcttgaagaatatacatgaaagaaatacatgaatcggccttgtatacaaagtttgggctagtttgcccgtgtatctgtaacatagtaggatacgtgtcggttagatagagtttggctcgtgcacggttgggattattcccacgttagaaagtctacgaactataaatatgtatctagggtttatgaaataaacaacaatcacgttcaccacaaaccaatctaggcgcatcgccaactcccttgtctcgagggtttcttccgggtaagcatcatgctgcctagatcgcatcttgcgatctaggcaagacacgtttattcgtcgttcatgcgttgctcgtgctgaagccttgttgatggcgagcaacgtagttatcatagatgtgttagggttagcattgtttcatcgtatcatatgctttcgtccgtgcaacccttagatgtctagccgcccttacacctatcttgggtgtaagggcggcaccccgcttgatcattatttagtagatctgatccgttatgattgctccttgttcttcaaggattagtttaatatccgcatagttaggccttacaaacgggttgaaggatccagtggcgcgtagggtgtagtttgctagccctagacaggatgttccggggatcaacttcatgttggtttttaggccttgtctagggtcggtttacgatcaccgtgcgtggccgccaggctcaatcacgagtaggatgttccgattatgtggtgaaaaccctaaatcgtagtaggtcgttttagctttattttgatcaagcaggaccaccatatattcgtacacctcgtacggatcatgggtggatcggctctttgagccgattcacaggacaacctgagagccgatcgaggctcgtatttaatgtttacgtgtatgccatgcaggaaactaagcgaggcaaatccaacaccttcttaaccaggtataggtcaggtggcacgcccttgcaccagcatcggacgtgcgtgccggagtctttgcgggccgtcgctcggagggaccagggccagccgcagccctgggagcctcccggctctactgtgttgcccgtcgctgctcgccggtgggtttctgaccgcaacacattctggcacgcccggtgggacagtcttcgacatcaaccacatcgccatctacatctgagatggcggaaggcactccagtcacgtacgaggatgtctctgaggagctcaagaagaagtatgacgaggtcaaagcaatcctcgaagccgacctcatcggctctttccagagaacccgctcacacggcatcaggtggaaggggttctcacctgaaggcgcgctcgatggagtggacctgtccgccccgtcgaagaacgcaccaggtctccgcgtcgggagattaacttcatggtagctcattcgctacaccgccattcccgagagcctcggtgaacactttggagcgtgtcgctcttcgcgtgatctaggaaatcatgaggcatcagtactctccgtcaggaccagctctagggactcaccaaggagagatgccactccagtcccgtccaccgctgccgttcgcgttggcagcacccacaagtgccgaattcaccggcatacgtcgtctacaagatcggtggtgaccctagtgactaccagttcttgcatgaggcgcctaaggagatccctcacggatacacgtgcacatacgtgccgatcgcaagaatcgggcactcacgaaccggaccgcaacaagcagggacttccggaacagcaggaggagcttcgggaatagatcttgagaagcgtacgtggctagctaagtatgccaccccgataaacctccggagcccaactcctgcagcttggctcgtagcttgagaagcaagcatggctggctaagtatgccactccggcaaatcttcgagttcgactcccgcagcccaagaccgcggatcagattagtacaatcttgagagaccagttcggcatggtgccgaaaaggagggcaatcggctattccaagccgtaccccaacgagtacgagttgatcccacttccacccaaatatcggctccccgaattctccaaatttagtggatcagatggttccagctcaatcgagcatgtgagccgatatttggcacagctgggcacgatctcagcatgagatgagctgcgtgtgaggttcttcgcacagtccctcacaggatcggctttcgggtggtacacatcgctgccaccagactcaatccggacttggaagcagttggaagagcagctccacatgcagtatcactcgaggcttccgaggccggcattgccgatctagcacaagtacgacgtaagcgcggagaaacggtgtcgaatacgtccatcgcttcaggaccgttaggaaccgatgctattcggctcgtgtgaccgaaaaagaagcgaccgagttggcggtggtgggtctcgcatcaccgatcaaggacgtggcctcccagcgtactacccttcactggcgcacatggtgcagaagctgtcagcatatgaacagcgccacccagatgtataccaggataaattcaaacgcGCAGTGGTCCTGGTCGaggcggatgaagacgaaggctctgcgggagatcaagaggtagcaagtggctgaatggactcgggggcaagccccgtgtcccgtaagtgggttaagccacaaggtcctccaagagggtttgactttgatgtcaccaaggccgagcaaattttcgacctcttacttaaggagaagcagcctaaaggtacccgaaggccacaagatccccacggctcgagAGCTGaacgaaagccatactgcaagtggcataacacgttcacccatgccaccaacgactgcagggtgtggcgtcagcaggtccaaatggcgatagaacaagggcgtctaattttcagccagtacgccatgaaagtcgacacacaccccttccccgccgttaacatggtggagtacacttaccctgggaggtgccaccaagtttatcgttcaacatcaacatggtaggatccgggcaccaccctggtaagaacagatgacgagggcagctgctctcatgacaacgacaaagaggaagccgttccacgcgatcggctccggcacgatggcaagcgctacatcacggagggagaagtgaggaatgtgagatatcagcgacctctctctgatcacctcctcaacaaatatgtgagtcaatacgaccaacgccgacgatacaacaacgatgacgaaagagatcgtctggctagggacgccaggagacatcatcgcatgatcgcgacgaggagagatatgagcgccacgccaaggaaaagtcgagggagcaagacgacgtggataggcactgggactgtcctttcttcagacactgctgggattcaggaatgagccgattgcctacaatcggcaactgcccagaatgtagacagaagaagaaggatgtcgctaacgtatccgtgttcaagcgtctagggcctctcccgcctcggaacaagcacgctgagtcctctcgggtggaagatctcgaggaattggaagacgatgatgaagaagaagaagataagtaccaccggccaaggtggtgccctgatggactcagccgttcccaaaagcgtagggttcagcgactacgtggtttggaggaagccgaaaggttatacctgcacacgttaaggaaggcgcgacctgatctggccgcgaaaattcagcgaaccctggacgaggaaggtcggccacaaaggaaagagtggcgtaccagacaaaagaaagccgatgatgaaacatcggctggcacaaacatggtgttcatccttccgacggagtttagtgctccgagattagacgaagcacccgtggcgcaacttgatctgcggcccaaggccggttatctttgagaagccacgagaaagaagctacagacacctgaaggccttgtacttgcgaggctatatcaatgggcagcctgtcaacaagatgttggtggacaccggagcggcagtcaacattatgccatactccatgcttcgtcggttgggacgctctagctcggatccgatcaagaccaacgttacattgagcgatttcaacggccaagcatctgacgcacaaggtgttctgaacgtggatctgaccgtaggaagaaaaaccatccctacgatgttctttattgtcgatagcaagagcacctatgctgtcctcgctagggagagattggatccacgccaatcgttgcattccatccacgatgcaccaat includes:
- the LOC124689397 gene encoding probable metal-nicotianamine transporter YSL7, which codes for MESVCDLQEGMSTERAYEAEPVPSLSETITVRSLAVSLVLAVTLTVVAMKISLNSGFLPSLSIPACLLGFYLSRALIRMLDYLEVSHLPFTRQENTVIQTCVVACTNIAFSGGFGTFLLAMGGSSAGVSMKHDNNIEEPGIIRMVGFLFLVSFAGIFIIMPFRKVMVIRHQLTFPSGTATAHLINSFNTPQGATQAKIQVEMLFRSLGGSLVWSIFQWFFSAGRSCGFRVFPTFGMQAYRHGFFFDFSMTNVGVGMICPYMITISMLVGSLVSWGILWPYIETKEGDWYPRNIGQGSLSGIKGYKVFVGVSMILADGLFNFLTIMFRTSRTMAKRRSQPPVLASQGNTQPFQCLNAGSNGGAMDMEQQTTTAKSFDERRRAQVFLRDQIPNMVTIGVYVLLATVSTLVIPLLYRQLKYYHVALVYIAAPLFTFCNAYGYGITDMNLSSTYAKIAMMVFGSWVGIKDGGVVAGLVACGIMMCTLTNGGDVMQDLKTGYLTLTSPRAVLISELVGTTLGCIINPIVFWIFYKVYKTGGAGGGDIPDVPYARVYRGMAMLSVGQEGLPKHSMLLAKVFFLLALALCLVREVASRQSWPMRRYIPSTVAMAIAFFVPPDMPIGMCIGSVVLYMWERMDPRGERMLSPAVASGLICGDGLGSLVSSLLTLTKATGPICIKFLSRGDNEKLDAFLATLPAKT